The following nucleotide sequence is from Kineobactrum salinum.
AACAGTTGATCGATCCCTTCCAGCGGGAGATTACCTATTTGCGGCTGTCGGTGACCGACCGCTGCAACCTCCGCTGCACCTACTGCATGGCGGACGATATGACCTTCCTGCCTAAGCAGCAGGTCCTTGACTTCGATGAGATGGAAGCCATTGCCGCTGTCTTCGTCAAGCTGGGCATTCGCAAGATCCGCCTTACCGGCGGTGAGCCCCTGGCCCGCAATGGCATCGTGGGACTGGTGGAGTCCCTGTCCGCTTTAGAAGGCCTGGATGAGCTCGTGATGACCACCAACGGCATTCTCTTGCCCCGTTATGCTCGGGCGTTGAAGGACGCGGGCATGGGCCGGGTCAATATCAGTCTCGACACGCTGGATCCGGAGCGCTACCGGGCCATGACCCGGGTGGGGGAGCTGCAGGACGCCCTCGCCGGTATCAGCGCCGCCCAGCGGGAGAACTTCGGCAGGATTAAGCTCAATACCGTGGTGCTGGCGGGAGTCAACGACGACGAAACTCTGGATCTGGCCCGCTTTGCTGTCGATAACGGCATGGACCTGTCCTTTATCGAGGAAATGCCCCTGGGGTGGATCAGCTCCCACGAGCGCGGGCAGACACAGGTGGCCAGTGAGCGCATCCGAGAGGAACTGCATCACCATTTCGACATGGTGCCCAGCGACGAGAACACCGGCGGCCCGTCCCGCTACCTGCGGGTGAAGGGCTCGGGTTCGAAAATCGGCTTTATCTCGCCCATGACCGACAACTTCTGTTCCAGCTGTAACCGGGTGCGCTTGACCGTCGAGGGCAGGCTACTGCTCTGTTTGGGTAACGAGGACTCCGCGAACCTCAGGGACCTGATACGTCGCCACCCCGGCGATTCCGAGCGCCTACGCCGGGTAATCGAAGGGGCCATCGCCCGCAAGCCGGAGCGCCACTACTTCGATCCGGATCACGTCGATATCGTGCGCTTTATGAATGCCACTGGTGGTTAAAAGTCCGCTCGTTGGAGCAGTTTCCATATCTCCCTGCAACGATGGTTCAATGCGCCGCGTAAACGAGTGGCGCCTGGCGCGTAGGCGTCGTTCCTCCAGGCCTTTCGCCCAAGATACAGTAGTCACTGCGATCAAAAAATGCATCTTGAGCTGTGTCGGCGGCGATAGGTGGACACAAACAGGCGCCCGCTCAAGGAAGCTCCCATCTGTTCAAGATGGCGGTGACGATGGGCAAGTAGTGCCGCTCGTCCCACCCGTGCGCACTTCTCCTGCCCATTTCTACGCAACTTTCACAGATTGCATGCTATCTGCTAAAAATGCGGCATATATAGTTTGACATCCGGGGCTAAATTTCATTATTGTACACAATACTCGGAAGCTGTGTATTGCGGCATCTCACGTCCGGGCCTATCAGGTGGTCAGGAGGTGTTCTGTCTCAGGACGAGCTCAGAAAAGGGGCTGGCTCGAAGGCGGTGGCGACTGATACATCCTTCTTCCGCCGAAGCTCGCAGACCGACCAATAAGGCGGGCCCAGTAGGGGCAAGAACGGTGACAAGGCCGTTCAGAGCCTGATCAGCATGGGCCGGCTTTTCCGATCCCTGAGCTTCCCGCGAATGATTACTTCGTCGGTGAACAGGTTAGCCTCGAGGAGGCACATCGGATCTTATTTGAGAAGTCAGGTCTGGGTGGAAAATTTGAATGACGAAGAATATCTGGTGGGCTACATGGATACTCAAAAGATGGAGCTGCTGATTTACGTTCGGCGCTGTCCCACACACCTATGGAGTGAATTCTAAAACACACTTGGGGGTAAATCGGCACGGGAGGGGAGCTTACGGTGTTCAGGTTTCGGCAGAGAGATGAAGATTCGATGCTTGAGGTGACGGGGCCGCGTCGGTGGGCGGGCACCGTCAGGCTTGTGGCTGGTCGAGTTCCGCCAGCCGCTGGCTGGCCCCCTGATGCTGATCTGCCTCGCGATCCTTGGCCTCCGCGAGGCCACCCTCAGACCAGAGGACCCGCTCAGGACTCGCCCACGCCTGCGGCCGCTTACATGGGCTCGATATCGAAAGGGGAACTAAAGTGAAATACACTACGTTGGGCAGTACCGGAGCAAGAGTCTCCAGGATCTGCCTCGGCACCTGGCAGCTCGGCGGAGAATGGGGCGAAGCGGTGCGGGAGGGAGGCATACGATCGGTGTCGCGCGCGCTAGACCTCGGAATCAACTTCTTTGACACCGCTGCAGTTTACGGTAATGGGAAGTCCGAGGCGGGATTGGCGGAGGGGCTCGGCGATGCGTTGCGAACGCGCCGCGAGGAGATCGTTATCTCCACCAAGGGAGGCGTGGAAATCCGCCGCGGAGCCAGTCAGCAAGGAGCCTTTCGCAACTGCGACGAAAGTTTTCTCAGGAGTGGTCTGGAACGAAGTCTGCGAATACTCGGTACGGAATACGTCGACGTATTCACGATCCATTGGCCAGATATGACGATCCCGTTCGAGGAGACAGCCGGAGTGCTGAAGTCGTTCGTAGCCGAGGGCCTGGTTCGCCATATAGGCATCTCCAATTTCGACGTTGAGCAGACCAACGAGATTGCCACGCACTGCGAGGTGGCCATCAACCAGCTCCCCTTTAGCCTCCTGGACCGACGCATCGCGGTGGACATCATTCCTTTCTGCGAAGAACGGGGCATGGAGGTCTTAGCTTGGGGCCCTCTTGCACACGGGGTTCTTGGTGGCGAGTTGCCGACCGACAGCTCGAAATTCGCAAAGGACGACTGGAGGGCTCAGAACCCTGCGTTTCAGGGAGACAAGCTGCGGACTCTGGCGGACGTCGTCGCCCAGCTGGCAGAGCGCGCCGAGAAACTTGGTTGCACTCTGCCCCAGCTCGCCGTCGCTTGGATGCTGAACTCGCCTTACAAGGTGACACCTATCGTCGGAGCGCTGGAGCCTGCCCACGTCGACGCCGCCGTGGGCGCCCTTGAGATAGAGCTCAGCGAGGCCGAGATCAGGCGCCTCGAGGAGATTGTCGAGCCGGTCCATCCCTTCTCGCTCGGTACGCTGGACGGCGAGGGAATCATGCAGCAGCGCTCCCAGAAGCGCTCTTAGGACCATTTAACAAAAGTACGCATGTTATTTGAGTTTGTCAGAGGGGGCGTTATTGATGAAATGATTTCATCAGCGCTGCGGTGCCAGGCAAACGGTTTTGGGTCACTGTTGTGGAGATCGAGATAGTAATGGATGGAGCGCTCCGGGTCCTGCGTACTAGTGTGTGCATTGCGCTTGATTCAGCCTCGGCTGATCTGGCTGCAGAATCGCTCGACAAGGTTTATCCAGGAAGCGGACACTGGCGTGAAATGCACATGGACGCGCGGGCGAGCTACCCGCCAATCTCGTACTGTCGCAGCCGTGTGAGTCCCATAAATTCCAACAAAGTGCGGATCTGTCGGCAGTTTGAAGGTATTGACCCGGTGATTAAAATTCCTTTGCGCCTGCGCCGATCGGCGTTGTCCTCAGGTTCGCATGCGACCTGCATTACCGAGGTGATTGGTAATTCGTCAGCGCTTGAGGAGATCACGGAGTGAACAAACCACTGGCAGGAGTAAAAATCCTAGACCTCACCCACATGTTGTCCGGCCCCTATGCAGGCATGATACTCGCCGACCTTGGGGCCGAGACCATCAAGGTGGAGCCGCTCGCCGGGGAGGGCACGCGCAAGCTGCTGGCCAATGACCCAAAGCACTCCCTGAGCGGTATGGGCGCGTATTTCATCACCCTCAACCGCAACAAGAAGAGCGTCGCCATCGACCTCAAGAGCGAGGCGGGTCTGCAGCTTTTTCATCGATTGGTGGCGCAGGTGGACATCGTGCTCAGCAACTTTGGCGCTGGTGTACCCGAGCGCCTCGGCATCGACTATGAGACCCTGAGCGGGATCAACCCGCGCATCATTACCTGTACGGTCTCCGGCTTCGGCTCCGACGGCCCCAACTACCAGCGCCCAGCTTTTGACCAGGTTGCCCAGGCTACCGGCGGCGGCATGTCCATCACCGGCCCCGACCGCGAACACCCGGTGCGGGCGGGCATACCTATCGGCGACCTCGGCGGCGGCATATTCGGGGTGATGGGCTTGTTGGCGGCTCTCTACGAGCGCGAGCGCAGCGGCCGCGGCCAGCATGTGGACATCTCCATGCTGGACTGCCAGATATCCATGCTCAACTACATGGCCACCATGTATTTTCTCTCGGGAGAGGATCCCTACCCGATAGGCAATTCCCATTTTGTGCATGTGCCCTACGACACGTTTACCTGCGCTGACGGATTTATTGTTATCGCTGTGATCACCGATAACTTCTGGCAGAATCTGAAGGCCGTGGTCGATATTCCGGAATTCGATGACCCGAAGTACGACGGTCAACCGGGGCGATTCGCCGATCGGGAATTCATCAATGCGAAACTGAACGCAGCCTTGGTCCGTAATAGCTGTGAACACTGGATTGCCCAACTGGAGGCAAAGCGCATACCCTGTGCACCGGTAAACAGCTTTAGTGCGTCGTTGTCTGACCCGCAGGTGTTACATCGAAAGATGGTGGTGGAACTCAGGCACCCGGACGGCAGCAGTACCCGCGGCCCGGGCAACCCGATCAAGCTGTCCCGCACCTGTGATGAGTCGTATGCAGCGGCTCCCCTGCTGGGCCAGCATACTCGGGAGGTGCTGTCCCGGCTGCTGGGGATGGCGGATGCCGAGATAGAGGCGATGCAAGCACAGGGTGTGATTGCCTGATGGCCGAGACCGTCATTGTCAACGATGTGGGGCCGCGCGACGGGCTGCAGAACCAGTCCCGGATACTGGCTCCGGAACAGAGGCTGCAGCTGATCGGGGCCATCCGCGCGGCGGGCCTTGATCACATTGAGGTGGGCAGCTTTGTGTCGCCGAAAGCGGTACCGGCAATGGCCGGTGCCGACTCCGTGGTCGCGGGCCTGCAGCATCTTGCCGGTGGCCATTACAGCGCCTTGATTCCGAACCTGCGCGGTTACGAGCTGGCGCGGGATTCGGGTGTGAAGGCCGTGGTGATGGTGCTCTACGGCAGCCAGGGCATGGCCCGCAGGAACGTCAACATGAGCCGCGAGGAAGCAGATACTGTAGCCGGCACCATCATAGAGCGCGCACGTGAGGAGGGCCTTGAGGTTATCATCACCATGGCGGTGGCTTTTGAATGTCCCTTCGATGGTCCGGTCGACTCGGGATTGGTGGCGGATGTCGCCGGGCGGTTCCTGGCGCTGGGGGCGGAGCGTTTTGTGCTGGCAGATACCATTGGCGCGGCCAATCCGCAGCAGGTGCGCGACCTTACCCGCACGCTGGTGGACCGCCACGGCTCTGACCGGCTCGGCTGCCACTTCCACGACACCCGGGCCCTGGGCCTGGCTAACGTTTACGCAGCGGTGGAGTCCGGCATCCGCTATTTGGACGCATCTATCGCCAGCCTCGGTGGCTGCCCCTTTGCGCCCGGCGCCAGCGGCAACGTCGCCACTGAGGACGTGGTGATGTTGATGGAACAGCTGGGTTTTGCCACTGGAGTCGACTTGGAGCAACTGCTCGTGGCCTCTGACCTGGCGGAAACCCTGACCGGCACCGCTCCCGGCGGGCGCGCCAAGGCCTGGCTCAGGCCTTGGCTGGCCGGCCAAGAAGCGGTTGATGATACGCGCCAGCATCTGGTCGCGACCGACGCGTATATCCAGCGGTTCCCGGCATAGTCAGATCTCCTCGATACGGATCATTCTGTGAGCGCCTTCAGCCACTCGACGGACTGATGCATCTGGCCTGCCGGCCAGTTCACCTTGATCAGGCTCTGGCCCGCCGTCACAACGCCCCGCCCCGGCCGATGTCTCTGCCTCCGCAGGACTTGTCGGATGACGAAGCTACGCGCGATAAAATCCCAATTTCTTTTTCAGGTCGCGCTTGGCCAGGTTCGCCGTGGTCTGCAGGTAGTTGAGCGCGCTCTTCCACCACCAGCGGCTTACCGGCAGCAGGCTGTGCCACAGTTGTGCGGCGGTGTCCGGGGCCAGCTGGAAACGGTTGCTCACTTCGGCGGCGTCGACCCGGCCAAAGCCGCGGAACACGTTGGTCTTGTTGCTGTGGTGGATCACCGTCAGCCAGATCCGCTGTTGTCGGATTCGCCGCAGGCGCGGCTCCCGCTTCCAGTCGGCGTGATCCTTGTGCCAGACGCTGACGGGGTGGTGGTTGCGCTCGATCAGGCTGATGAAGGGGTTGTAGGCATTGAGGGTTCGCCCCAGCCGCCGGGTCGGGGCGATTTCGAGCATGTAGCCGTCGACAAAATCCAGGGCCAGGAATTCCCGGGGAACGAACTGTTGCTGGATCCGCTCGATAAAGTCGCGGCTGACACAGTCGTCGTTGTCCACCCTGCTGGTGAGCAGGTAGGGCTGGCCTGTGTTGGCGATGCGTGCCTGTATGTCGGGCAGGAAGCCGGCCATGCCGTCGACAAACACCGGCTGGAAGTTGGCACAGATAGCCGGGTAGCTGGCGATTTTCTGGCGCCAGCGGGCCGGTGTCTCGGTATCGAAATACACCAGCCAGACGAAATCCTTGCAGGTCTGGGCGGCAACGCAGGGGAAGCAGTAGTTGTCGAACAGCGCGAAACGCTCCTCCAGCCAATCATCGCTGAGGGCCGGGTGCCGGGACCGGCTGCTGGTCCAGCGCGGATTGCGGAGATTGAAACGAGTAATGAGAAAGTGCTGGTACATGGGTCCCGCTGCATTGCGATCACCCGAGGCGATCCCTGACGCTATAGAATAACATGCCTGCCACCAGGGCTGGCCAGCGCAATAGCGTGCCGCCGGGAAATCGATGGGAGGGGACCGTGGCCATCACGTCAAAACGTTCGGCCGTGCCACTGATCACTTCAGCCAGCAGTTTACCCGCCAGCGTGGCGGTGGCCAGCCCGTGACCGGAGTAGCCATGGGCGTAGAACAGCTGCCGGGACAGGCGGCCGAAATCGGGCATCCGGTTCATGGTAATGGCGAGGGTGCCACCCCAGCCGTAGTCGATACGGGTATCGGCCAGCTCCGGGTAGATGCGCAGCATGTATTTGCGCACGAAGCCCTTGATGTCCGCCGGGAAGCGCCGGCTGTAGGACTCGCCGCCGCCGAACAGCAGCCGGTTGTCGCCGGACAGCTTCCAGTAGTTGATCACGAACAGGCTGTCCGACATTGAGGTGTCATCGCGGATCAACTGCCGCGCCAGTGACTCTGGCAGGGGTTCGGTGGCAAGCATGTAGTTGTTGATCGGCATGATACGGCCGGCGGTCCGTGGTTCCAGCCGCTCCAGATAGCCGTTGCAGGCCAGTACCAGAAAATCCGCCCGCACTTCCCCGCGGTCGGTGCTGACCCGGACCTTGTCGCCTTCGTGGTAGGCGGTGACCCGGCTGCCTTCGTGGATGCGGGCCCCCTCCGCCGCGGCCGCCTGCGCCAGGCCCAGCGCGTAGTTGAGCGGATGCAGGTGGCGCGCGCCCAGGTCCAGGGAGGCGCCGTGAAAGCCCTGACCCGAGGTCAGGGTTGCCAGTTCATCGCCGTCCACATAGCGGATCCGGTCGTAGGCATAGGTGGAATTCAGGTGTTCCACATGCTCGCGAATCTCCGCCGCATGGCTGCGTTTGGAGGCCAGGTGCAGGTTGCCGGTCTTCAGTTCGCAGTCGATCTGGTAGCGCTCGATCAGCTCGCAGACGGTGGCCACCGCCTCCAGGCCCAGCTGCCAGAGGGCCCGGGCGTGATCGGCCCCCACCCATTTCTCGAGCTGGTCCTGCCCGGCGCGCTGGCCGGTACCGACATGGCCCCCATTGCGCCCCGAGGCCCCCCAGCCGACCCGGTTGGCTTCCAGCAGTATGACACTGTAGCCACGCTGGCGCAGATGGATTGCGGTGGACAGGCCGGTATAGCCGCCGCCGACGATACAGACATCGGCGGTGGCCTGGCCCTCAAGGGCAGGAAAATCAAGTAGTGGCCTGGCGGTCGCCGCGTACCAGGAATCTGGGTGAGCTTCGTGCTGCATGCCGGTATTATACGCAGGAGCGGATTTGGGGCAGCATACCACGTTATTGGCGGCGGCCTGCTTGCTCCGGGGTTTCAAGTGCTGCGATACTGACTTTTTTTCACGCCATGGCCCCTGTATGCAAAGCGATGCGCAAGCGATTCATGACTGGTTGAAAGAACACAAGATCTCCGAAGTCGAGTGCCTGGTGCCCGACATGACCGGCAACGCCAGGGGCAAGTTTATCCCGGCGCAGCAGTTTCTCAGCCAGGGTGATCCCAAGCTGCCCGAATCCATCATGATCCAGACGGTCACCGGCGAGTACTGCGATGATCACTGGGATTTCGTCGAGCCCACTGACGCCGACATGATCCTCAAGCCCGACCTTTCCACGCTGCGGGTGGTGCCCTGGGCCCGCGAGCCCACCGCCCAGATCATCCACGACTGCTACAAGATGAACGGCGAGCGGCATCCGCTTTCCACCCGCAACGTGCTGCGCCATATCCTGGATCTCTACGCTGCCGAGGGCCTGAAGCCGGTGGTGGCGCCGGAAGTCGAATTCTATCTTGTCGCCAGGAACACCGATCCGGACTACGAGCTGATGCCGCCCAAGGGCCGCTCCGGGCGGCGCGAATCGGCGCGCCTGTCCTACAGCATCGATGCCGTGGCCGAGTTCGAGGACTTTGTCGAGGACATGTACGACTATGCCGACGAGCAGAAACTGCAGGTCGATACCCTGATCCATGAAAACGGCGCCGCGCAAATGGAGATCAACTTCCTGCATGGCGATGCGCTGAGCCTGGCGGACCAGGTCTTCATCTTCAAGCGCACGGTGCGTGAGACCGCGCACAAGTACGGCATCTATGCCACCTTCATGGCCAAGCCCATGCAGCGCGAACCGGGCAGCGCTATGCATATCCACCAGAGCGTGGTGCGCGCCGATACCGGCGAGAATATCTTTGCCGAAGCGGACGGCACCCACACTCCCGCCTTCCTGTCCTATATTGCAGGTCTGCAGCGCTACACGCCGGAGCTGATCAGCCTGTATGCGCCGAACGTGAATTCCTACCGGCGGCTGGCGCCGGATATCTCGGCGCCGATCAATCTGAACTGGGGCATGGACAACCGCACCACCGCGTTCCGGGTACCCTGGGGACCACCCGCGGCCACCCGCATCGAGAACCGTTTCCCCGGAGCCGATGCCAATCCCTATCTAGCCCTGGCGGCGACACTGGCCAGTGGCTATCTGGGCATGAAGCAGGGCCTGACGCCGACCCAGCCCCACCAGGGCACGGCCAACGAGGATGATGTTGAAGTGGCGCGTACGCTGGAAGAGGGTCTGCGCAACCTGCATAATACGCCGGAACTGCAGGACATGATCGGTGATCTGTTCCTGCGCGCCTACGCGGCGGTCAAGCTGGACGAGTTCGAGGAATTCAATCGGGTGATCAGTTCCTGGGAACGGGAACACCTGTTGCTGCAGGTCTGAGAAACAGCCCCGGAATCAGGGCTCGCTGCTCGCCTCAATCGATAAATCTGACTCGATCCCGCGCTGCGACGGCCAGCCAAATCCGGGTGTCCGCTAGAATTTTTCCTCCAGGCCGTGGTGTTCCACCCGGGGATAGCTGCGCCATTTGAATACCTGCTGATGGTCACAGATCAGGCAGCGGTGTTCAATGTCGCCGGTTTTCGGATCCATCGTGCTGCAGGCGGACATCATGCCCTGGCCGCAGGCATCACAGACATAGTTGATTTCCACCGGTTTGACTTCACGCTTCAACTCTGGCATCGGTTCTTGCTCCCTGTAGCTTTGACGCTATGCTAGCGCGCCCGGCCGCGCAGCAGAAGGGTTATTGCCCGCGCGGAGCGAATATCTACTGTGGGAGTTGATTAATGGGCCATGGGGGCTAAGCTGTGCGAGTCGCTTCAGGGGGCCCCCGTGGATACGGAATTGCTGCGAACATTTCTCGAAGTCCGCAATACCCGTCATTTTGGTCGGGCGGCCGCGAACCTGTTTATCACCCAGGCCGCGGTCAGTGCCCGCATCCGGCAGCTGGAGGACGCTCTGGGGGCGCCGCTGTTCATTCGCCACCGCAACAATATCCAGCTAAGCAGCGAGGGTGAACGCCTGGTGCCTCACGCTGAAAGCGTGTTGCAGGCCCTGGACCGGGCCCGGCGGGAGATGCAGTCGGCTGACCAGGTTGCCGGCAGGGTGTACCTGGGAGTTCGCACCGGCATCTGGAGTGCCGCGCTGCAGCAGCGCCTGCATACTTTGCAACGGCAGGAGCCCGAACTGGCGCTGCGGGTGGAGAGCCGCGAGCCGGGGGAGCTCATCCGCAAGTTGCTGGACCGCAGTCTCGATGTGGCCATCGCCTATGAGCCGCCAGGGATCGCCGAGCTGGAAAGCACAGCCATCGGCCGGCTGACCCTGCGTCTGTACAGTTCTCGCCCTGGTGAATCAGCTGAGCAGGCCCTGTGCGGCAATTATGTCTTCCTTGACTGGGGCGGCGGTTTCACACGCTTTCACAGCAAGCGATTTGGCGAGCGGCGGGTGCCCCGGCTGCACACCAACCTCAATGACCTGGCCAGCGATTATCTGGCGGAGTTTGGCGGTGCCTGCTTTTTGCCCGCCAGTCTGGAGCAGCCATTGGCGGCACTGGGCCTGGCGCCGGTGGAGGAAGCTCCCGCCTTCACCCGGCAGCTGAATCTCGTATACCACAGCAGCTCAGCCCAGCGGCCGCTGCTTGAGCGGGTGGCCCGGCATTTTGACGGGGTGGAGGTTTA
It contains:
- the moaA gene encoding GTP 3',8-cyclase MoaA, which translates into the protein MTSEAPSSDLEQLIDPFQREITYLRLSVTDRCNLRCTYCMADDMTFLPKQQVLDFDEMEAIAAVFVKLGIRKIRLTGGEPLARNGIVGLVESLSALEGLDELVMTTNGILLPRYARALKDAGMGRVNISLDTLDPERYRAMTRVGELQDALAGISAAQRENFGRIKLNTVVLAGVNDDETLDLARFAVDNGMDLSFIEEMPLGWISSHERGQTQVASERIREELHHHFDMVPSDENTGGPSRYLRVKGSGSKIGFISPMTDNFCSSCNRVRLTVEGRLLLCLGNEDSANLRDLIRRHPGDSERLRRVIEGAIARKPERHYFDPDHVDIVRFMNATGG
- a CDS encoding aldo/keto reductase, with protein sequence MKYTTLGSTGARVSRICLGTWQLGGEWGEAVREGGIRSVSRALDLGINFFDTAAVYGNGKSEAGLAEGLGDALRTRREEIVISTKGGVEIRRGASQQGAFRNCDESFLRSGLERSLRILGTEYVDVFTIHWPDMTIPFEETAGVLKSFVAEGLVRHIGISNFDVEQTNEIATHCEVAINQLPFSLLDRRIAVDIIPFCEERGMEVLAWGPLAHGVLGGELPTDSSKFAKDDWRAQNPAFQGDKLRTLADVVAQLAERAEKLGCTLPQLAVAWMLNSPYKVTPIVGALEPAHVDAAVGALEIELSEAEIRRLEEIVEPVHPFSLGTLDGEGIMQQRSQKRS
- a CDS encoding CaiB/BaiF CoA transferase family protein, yielding MNKPLAGVKILDLTHMLSGPYAGMILADLGAETIKVEPLAGEGTRKLLANDPKHSLSGMGAYFITLNRNKKSVAIDLKSEAGLQLFHRLVAQVDIVLSNFGAGVPERLGIDYETLSGINPRIITCTVSGFGSDGPNYQRPAFDQVAQATGGGMSITGPDREHPVRAGIPIGDLGGGIFGVMGLLAALYERERSGRGQHVDISMLDCQISMLNYMATMYFLSGEDPYPIGNSHFVHVPYDTFTCADGFIVIAVITDNFWQNLKAVVDIPEFDDPKYDGQPGRFADREFINAKLNAALVRNSCEHWIAQLEAKRIPCAPVNSFSASLSDPQVLHRKMVVELRHPDGSSTRGPGNPIKLSRTCDESYAAAPLLGQHTREVLSRLLGMADAEIEAMQAQGVIA
- a CDS encoding hydroxymethylglutaryl-CoA lyase, coding for MAETVIVNDVGPRDGLQNQSRILAPEQRLQLIGAIRAAGLDHIEVGSFVSPKAVPAMAGADSVVAGLQHLAGGHYSALIPNLRGYELARDSGVKAVVMVLYGSQGMARRNVNMSREEADTVAGTIIERAREEGLEVIITMAVAFECPFDGPVDSGLVADVAGRFLALGAERFVLADTIGAANPQQVRDLTRTLVDRHGSDRLGCHFHDTRALGLANVYAAVESGIRYLDASIASLGGCPFAPGASGNVATEDVVMLMEQLGFATGVDLEQLLVASDLAETLTGTAPGGRAKAWLRPWLAGQEAVDDTRQHLVATDAYIQRFPA
- a CDS encoding glycosyltransferase; translated protein: MYQHFLITRFNLRNPRWTSSRSRHPALSDDWLEERFALFDNYCFPCVAAQTCKDFVWLVYFDTETPARWRQKIASYPAICANFQPVFVDGMAGFLPDIQARIANTGQPYLLTSRVDNDDCVSRDFIERIQQQFVPREFLALDFVDGYMLEIAPTRRLGRTLNAYNPFISLIERNHHPVSVWHKDHADWKREPRLRRIRQQRIWLTVIHHSNKTNVFRGFGRVDAAEVSNRFQLAPDTAAQLWHSLLPVSRWWWKSALNYLQTTANLAKRDLKKKLGFYRA
- a CDS encoding NAD(P)/FAD-dependent oxidoreductase, whose protein sequence is MQHEAHPDSWYAATARPLLDFPALEGQATADVCIVGGGYTGLSTAIHLRQRGYSVILLEANRVGWGASGRNGGHVGTGQRAGQDQLEKWVGADHARALWQLGLEAVATVCELIERYQIDCELKTGNLHLASKRSHAAEIREHVEHLNSTYAYDRIRYVDGDELATLTSGQGFHGASLDLGARHLHPLNYALGLAQAAAAEGARIHEGSRVTAYHEGDKVRVSTDRGEVRADFLVLACNGYLERLEPRTAGRIMPINNYMLATEPLPESLARQLIRDDTSMSDSLFVINYWKLSGDNRLLFGGGESYSRRFPADIKGFVRKYMLRIYPELADTRIDYGWGGTLAITMNRMPDFGRLSRQLFYAHGYSGHGLATATLAGKLLAEVISGTAERFDVMATVPSHRFPGGTLLRWPALVAGMLFYSVRDRLG
- a CDS encoding glutamine synthetase family protein; translated protein: MQSDAQAIHDWLKEHKISEVECLVPDMTGNARGKFIPAQQFLSQGDPKLPESIMIQTVTGEYCDDHWDFVEPTDADMILKPDLSTLRVVPWAREPTAQIIHDCYKMNGERHPLSTRNVLRHILDLYAAEGLKPVVAPEVEFYLVARNTDPDYELMPPKGRSGRRESARLSYSIDAVAEFEDFVEDMYDYADEQKLQVDTLIHENGAAQMEINFLHGDALSLADQVFIFKRTVRETAHKYGIYATFMAKPMQREPGSAMHIHQSVVRADTGENIFAEADGTHTPAFLSYIAGLQRYTPELISLYAPNVNSYRRLAPDISAPINLNWGMDNRTTAFRVPWGPPAATRIENRFPGADANPYLALAATLASGYLGMKQGLTPTQPHQGTANEDDVEVARTLEEGLRNLHNTPELQDMIGDLFLRAYAAVKLDEFEEFNRVISSWEREHLLLQV
- a CDS encoding type II citrate synthase; this translates as MPELKREVKPVEINYVCDACGQGMMSACSTMDPKTGDIEHRCLICDHQQVFKWRSYPRVEHHGLEEKF
- a CDS encoding LysR family transcriptional regulator, whose product is MDTELLRTFLEVRNTRHFGRAAANLFITQAAVSARIRQLEDALGAPLFIRHRNNIQLSSEGERLVPHAESVLQALDRARREMQSADQVAGRVYLGVRTGIWSAALQQRLHTLQRQEPELALRVESREPGELIRKLLDRSLDVAIAYEPPGIAELESTAIGRLTLRLYSSRPGESAEQALCGNYVFLDWGGGFTRFHSKRFGERRVPRLHTNLNDLASDYLAEFGGACFLPASLEQPLAALGLAPVEEAPAFTRQLNLVYHSSSAQRPLLERVARHFDGVEV